The following coding sequences are from one Plasmodium gaboni strain SY75 chromosome 10, whole genome shotgun sequence window:
- a CDS encoding haloacid dehalogenase-like hydrolase: MHAIVDKNGNKVQKSNLNDEIKIIFTDLDGTLLNSENKVSEQNLESLIKAKEKGIKVVIATGRSIFSVENVIGEHVKKNKISLLPGIYLNGCITFDEKGSRVLDRIMNNELKMEIHEFSKKIDISKYAIWFCLEKTYCFEMNDCIREYMEVEALNPDVIEDTLLDSLTVYKVLFSLPENILDNTLKLCREKFSHRINVANTFQSYVELFHQHTNKFEGVKEICKHYNISLNNALAMGDGENDIEMLSGLTYSVGVNNASEKVKNSAAYVGPSNNDHAISHVLKTFCDI, from the coding sequence aataaaaataatctTTACCGATTTAGATGGAACATTATTAAATAGTGAGAACAAGGTTTCCGAACAGAATTTGGAGAGTTTAATAAAAGCAAAAGAAAAGGGTATAAAGGTTGTTATAGCAACAGGTAGATCTATATTTTCTGTTGAAAATGTAATAGGAGAACATgtaaaaaagaataaaataagtTTATTACCaggaatatatttaaatggATGTATAACATTTGATGAAAAAGGTTCAAGAGTATTAGATAGAATTATGaataatgaattaaaaatggaaatacatgaattttcaaaaaaaatagatatatcaaaatatgCTATATGGTTTTGTTTAGAAAAAACATATTGTTTTGAAATGAATGATTGTATACGTGAATACATGGAAGTTGAAGCATTAAATCCTGATGTTATTGAAGATACATTATTAGATAGTTTAACAGTATATAAagtattattttcattgccagaaaatatattagataATACATTAAAACTATGTAGAGAAAAATTTTCTCATCGTATTAATGTTGCTAATACATTTCAAAGTTATGTTGAATTATTTCATCAACATACTAATAAATTTGAAGGGGTCAAAGAAATTTGTaaacattataatataagtCTAAACAATGCATTAGCAATGGGTGATGGAGAAAATGATATTGAAATGTTGAGTGGATTAACATATTCAGTTGGTGTTAATAATGCTTCTGAGAAGGTTAAAAATTCAGCTGCTTATGTTGGACCTTCAAATAATGATCATGCTATATCTCATGTCTT